In Bacillus sp. FJAT-45037, the following are encoded in one genomic region:
- the hemE gene encoding uroporphyrinogen decarboxylase, with protein MTQPTFNDTFLKACKGEAHDHVPVWYMRQAGRSQPEYREIKKKYSLFEITHQPELCAYVTKLPVDQYNNDAAILYKDIMTPLPAIGVDVEIKSGIGPVIDNPIRSKADVEKLGMITPEEDVPYVLDTIKLLREQLTVPLISFGGAPFTLASYMIEGGPSKNYNKTKAFMYAEPEAWHMLMDKLGDVTITYVKSQIAAGAQAIQIFDSWVGALTVADYRVFVKPVMKRIFTELKKENVPLIMFGVGASHLANEWNDLPIDVVGLDWRLSVNEARERGIQKTVQGNLDPAILLAPWNVIEERAKAILDQGMQSDNFIFNLGHGVFPEVNPDTLRRLTAFVHEYSAKHSS; from the coding sequence ATGACTCAACCAACATTTAACGATACGTTTTTAAAAGCCTGTAAGGGGGAGGCGCATGACCATGTACCTGTTTGGTATATGAGACAAGCAGGGCGCTCTCAACCAGAATACCGTGAGATCAAAAAGAAATATTCTCTATTTGAAATTACGCATCAGCCTGAGCTATGTGCGTATGTAACAAAGCTTCCTGTCGATCAATACAACAATGATGCAGCGATTCTTTACAAAGATATTATGACGCCACTACCAGCTATTGGTGTCGATGTAGAAATCAAATCAGGCATTGGACCGGTTATTGATAACCCAATTCGTTCAAAAGCAGATGTTGAAAAGCTAGGAATGATTACGCCAGAAGAAGATGTTCCATATGTACTCGATACAATTAAATTACTTCGTGAACAATTAACGGTTCCTCTCATTAGCTTCGGCGGTGCTCCATTTACCCTTGCGAGCTATATGATTGAAGGTGGACCTTCTAAAAATTACAATAAGACAAAAGCATTCATGTACGCAGAACCAGAAGCTTGGCATATGTTAATGGACAAGTTAGGCGATGTAACGATTACGTATGTGAAATCACAAATCGCAGCAGGTGCTCAAGCGATTCAAATTTTCGACTCATGGGTAGGAGCGTTAACTGTTGCTGATTACCGTGTGTTTGTAAAGCCTGTTATGAAACGAATTTTTACAGAACTGAAGAAAGAGAATGTTCCACTTATTATGTTCGGTGTAGGTGCGAGCCATCTTGCTAACGAATGGAACGATCTACCGATTGATGTCGTAGGACTTGACTGGCGTCTGTCTGTAAATGAGGCTAGAGAGCGCGGCATTCAAAAGACCGTTCAAGGAAACTTAGACCCAGCGATCTTATTAGCACCATGGAATGTAATTGAAGAACGTGCAAAAGCGATTCTAGACCAAGGCATGCAATCGGATAACTTCATCTTCAACTTAGGTCACGGTGTCTTCCCTGAGGTGAATCCAGATACATTAAGACGTTTAACAGCATTCGTACATGAGTATTCAGCGAAGCATTCATCCTAA
- the hemY gene encoding protoporphyrinogen oxidase — MPDKKRVAIIGGGITGLAAAFKLEQAKGHQAITYDLFEKDTKLGGKIKTYHRDGFVIEGGPDSFLARKTSMSRLAREVGLGDELLANDTGQAYILKEDTLYPMPGGSVMGIPTELMPFATTKLFSPLAKVRALGDFVLPRTVGRDDDISLGHFFRKRLGAGVVDDLIEPLLSGIYAGDLDKLSLKATFPQFQQLEAKHGSLIKGLQATRGKQTTNKQETGKKKGMFLTFKRGLQSFSDAIESKLDADSIHTGVTIQAINKISDRYELTFADGQTKTYDQVIITTPPHITAKILGAYDFFRYFDEMEASTVATVALAFKKEAVHNPYEGTGFVVSKKSSYDITACTWTHKKWRHSTPDGHVLLRSYVGRANDSAIVHKSDEEIVSAVMRDLKTIMDINGDPMFYEVTRWKESMPQYHVGHTFKIAKVREDVARHLPGLHLAGAGLDGVGLPDCIDQGERAAERVIQSVH; from the coding sequence ATGCCAGATAAGAAGCGAGTTGCCATTATTGGAGGCGGAATTACGGGTCTTGCCGCAGCATTCAAGCTCGAGCAAGCTAAAGGGCATCAAGCGATCACCTATGATTTATTTGAAAAAGATACAAAATTAGGTGGAAAGATCAAAACGTATCATCGTGATGGTTTTGTCATTGAAGGGGGACCTGATTCCTTCCTTGCGAGAAAAACAAGCATGTCAAGACTAGCACGTGAGGTTGGTCTTGGTGATGAGCTACTTGCAAATGATACAGGTCAAGCTTATATCTTAAAAGAAGACACCTTGTATCCGATGCCTGGTGGCTCTGTGATGGGTATTCCGACAGAGCTCATGCCGTTTGCTACAACGAAGCTTTTCTCTCCACTGGCTAAAGTAAGAGCACTCGGGGATTTCGTTCTCCCTCGAACCGTCGGGCGAGATGATGATATCTCATTGGGCCATTTCTTTAGAAAGCGTCTTGGTGCAGGAGTGGTCGATGATTTGATCGAGCCACTCTTATCAGGAATCTATGCTGGAGACCTTGATAAGCTGAGCTTAAAAGCAACGTTTCCACAGTTTCAACAGCTAGAAGCGAAGCATGGTAGTTTAATTAAAGGTCTACAAGCAACTAGAGGGAAGCAAACAACGAATAAGCAAGAGACAGGCAAGAAAAAAGGAATGTTCTTAACGTTTAAACGTGGCTTACAATCCTTTTCTGATGCGATCGAGTCAAAGCTTGATGCTGATTCGATCCACACAGGTGTGACAATTCAAGCAATTAATAAGATATCTGATCGCTATGAGCTAACTTTTGCAGATGGTCAAACGAAGACGTATGATCAAGTCATTATCACGACACCACCTCATATTACAGCGAAAATATTAGGGGCGTATGATTTCTTCCGTTATTTCGATGAGATGGAAGCAAGTACGGTTGCAACCGTTGCGCTGGCCTTTAAAAAGGAAGCTGTGCACAATCCATATGAAGGAACAGGCTTTGTCGTATCAAAGAAAAGCTCCTATGACATTACTGCATGTACGTGGACCCATAAAAAGTGGCGTCATTCGACTCCAGACGGCCATGTGCTGTTACGTAGTTATGTTGGTCGTGCCAATGATTCAGCGATTGTTCATAAAAGTGATGAAGAGATTGTCTCAGCCGTTATGCGTGATTTAAAGACAATCATGGATATTAACGGAGATCCGATGTTTTATGAGGTCACTCGTTGGAAGGAATCAATGCCTCAATACCATGTCGGACACACGTTCAAAATTGCGAAAGTACGAGAAGATGTGGCAAGACATTTACCAGGTCTTCACCTAGCAGGAGCTGGACTTGATGGTGTTGGATTACCTGATTGCATAGATCAAGGAGAACGAGCGGCTGAACGCGTTATACAGTCGGTTCATTAG
- a CDS encoding response regulator, with protein MINVLLVDDHEMVRMGMSAYLSTQPDIDVIEQASNGEEGVKKALALKPDVIVMDLVMEKMDGIEATKAIMTADPKSRVIVLTSFIDDEKVYPVIEAGAFSYLLKTSTANEIAEAIRSAAKGESVLAAKVTNKMMKHMRSSKEKSLHENLTPRELDVLKLIGDGRTNQEIADSLFIGIKTVKTHVSNILQKLQLEDRTQIAIYAHRHRMVT; from the coding sequence ATGATTAACGTATTACTTGTTGATGATCATGAAATGGTTCGCATGGGGATGTCGGCGTATCTTTCCACACAACCAGATATCGATGTCATAGAACAAGCATCAAATGGGGAAGAAGGCGTCAAAAAAGCCCTTGCGCTCAAGCCGGATGTGATCGTCATGGACCTTGTGATGGAGAAGATGGATGGAATTGAGGCGACAAAAGCGATTATGACGGCTGATCCAAAAAGTCGAGTGATCGTCCTTACTAGCTTTATTGATGATGAAAAAGTCTATCCCGTCATTGAAGCAGGTGCCTTTAGCTATTTATTAAAAACCTCGACAGCGAATGAAATTGCCGAAGCAATACGATCAGCAGCGAAGGGAGAATCCGTACTAGCTGCCAAAGTGACCAACAAAATGATGAAACATATGCGTTCATCCAAAGAAAAATCCCTCCACGAAAACCTCACACCAAGAGAGTTAGATGTTCTTAAATTAATCGGTGACGGTCGTACGAATCAAGAAATTGCCGACAGCTTATTCATTGGAATCAAAACGGTCAAAACACATGTCAGCAACATCCTACAAAAACTCCAACTAGAAGATCGAACACAAATTGCGATCTATGCACATAGACATCGGATGGTTACATAG
- the hemH gene encoding ferrochelatase, whose amino-acid sequence MAKKKIGLLVMAYGTPRSKEEIEPYYTHIRRGRKPSEEALTDLTERYEAIGGISPLAKITEDQAFGLERVLNEQFDDIEFKAYLGLKHIDPFVEEAVQQMKADGIEEAVSIVLAPHFSTFSVKSYNGRAHEESEKIGGPTIYSVESWYDEPKFIDYWANQVKHTMAKIEDKEKACVIFSAHSLPERIIAMGDPYPEQLQETADLIAEAAGIENYTIGWQSEGNTPDPWIGPDVQDLTRDLYNEQGYTSMVYCPVGFVADHLEVLFDNDVECKVVTDELGLNYYRPEMPNSKEEFLDCLATVVSKKLKEKE is encoded by the coding sequence ATGGCTAAGAAAAAAATTGGTTTACTTGTGATGGCTTATGGAACGCCAAGAAGCAAAGAAGAAATTGAACCATACTATACGCATATTCGTCGCGGACGCAAACCTTCTGAGGAAGCTCTAACAGATCTTACGGAGCGTTATGAAGCGATTGGGGGAATTAGTCCACTTGCTAAAATTACAGAAGACCAAGCATTTGGCTTAGAGCGAGTTTTAAATGAGCAATTTGATGATATCGAATTTAAAGCCTATTTAGGATTAAAGCATATCGATCCATTCGTTGAAGAAGCTGTCCAACAAATGAAAGCTGATGGGATCGAAGAAGCTGTCAGCATCGTGTTAGCCCCTCACTTCTCAACATTTAGTGTCAAGTCTTATAACGGGCGTGCGCATGAAGAGTCTGAGAAAATTGGTGGTCCTACGATTTATAGTGTGGAAAGCTGGTATGATGAGCCGAAGTTTATCGATTACTGGGCAAACCAAGTAAAACATACAATGGCCAAGATAGAAGACAAAGAAAAAGCCTGTGTGATCTTCTCTGCACATAGTTTGCCAGAACGTATTATTGCAATGGGAGATCCATACCCCGAGCAATTGCAAGAGACGGCAGATTTAATTGCAGAGGCAGCTGGTATAGAGAATTATACGATTGGCTGGCAAAGTGAAGGAAACACACCTGATCCGTGGATTGGACCCGACGTACAAGATCTAACACGTGATCTTTATAACGAGCAGGGCTATACATCAATGGTTTATTGTCCTGTAGGATTTGTTGCCGATCATTTAGAAGTGCTATTTGATAATGATGTGGAATGTAAAGTAGTAACAGACGAACTAGGTCTGAACTATTACCGTCCTGAAATGCCGAATTCTAAAGAAGAGTTTCTAGATTGTTTAGCAACAGTGGTCTCTAAAAAGCTAAAAGAGAAAGAGTGA
- a CDS encoding transglycosylase domain-containing protein: MLLKRLTIGVIIVLSTVLIGLVGYLVILLAGNFAIDNEKLVMNTATSLVDENGELLTKLYIENRELVSIDAIPDHVEEAFIAIEDARFYDHQGIDFRAIGRAIYRDILAGAKVEGGSTITQQLAKNVFLSNEKTWLRKTKEVLIAMNLERKYSKDEILEMYMNRIYFGHGAYGVQAASKLYFNKHVSELTVDEGALLAGLPKAPNSYSPINHPERSKQRRDVVLTVMERRGYITTEESVRLKGRTVAVDHNKITENDAYLTYIDMVLDEASETYQLTNEEVLSGGYKIVVPMIQTLQQSTYDHIRNDSYFPSGNEGAEATAVFMDVETGGILAVQGGREYVRRGLNRVDSKRQPGSAFKPLAVFAPALETGTYGPYSMLVDEELTYGDYTPRNLGGEYSGQVTMYDAITHSTNAPTVWLLNQLGINTSTTYLKKLGIDLPDKGLSIALGGLENGVSPLEMTKAYRVFAKEGKMIDPHFISEIYDRNGELIGRANTAETEVLSEQTAWHMTRMLESVVTEGTARNGSVETPLAGKTGTTSFAGVEGGAMDAWFVGYTPTVVGSIWMGYDLTTTDTYLRGGSSYPTVMMKDILNDLDPEKKNVAFEKPNGVDELLPPVRLATISDLTATLSMGGRGLMSVELDWTGSSDERVYYHIYEIHKGERERLATVREDSEYVVSRFNPFSSKTYEVAPVDSITNQEGDPSNRVQAEFSFGF; this comes from the coding sequence ATGCTTCTAAAACGTTTAACGATAGGTGTCATCATTGTCCTTTCAACGGTGTTGATTGGACTCGTTGGCTATCTAGTAATTCTTTTAGCTGGAAATTTCGCGATAGATAATGAGAAGTTAGTTATGAATACAGCGACGTCACTAGTTGATGAAAATGGCGAATTATTAACGAAATTATATATAGAAAATCGAGAGCTAGTCTCCATAGATGCGATTCCAGATCATGTCGAAGAAGCGTTTATTGCGATTGAAGATGCACGTTTTTATGACCATCAAGGTATTGATTTTAGAGCGATTGGACGAGCCATTTACCGTGACATATTAGCAGGAGCAAAAGTAGAAGGTGGGAGTACGATTACCCAACAGCTTGCAAAAAACGTGTTTCTTTCTAATGAAAAGACGTGGTTAAGGAAGACAAAAGAAGTGTTGATTGCGATGAACTTAGAAAGGAAATACAGTAAAGACGAAATCCTTGAGATGTATATGAACCGGATTTACTTTGGTCACGGGGCGTACGGGGTTCAGGCTGCTTCGAAGCTTTATTTTAATAAGCATGTGAGTGAGTTGACAGTCGATGAGGGAGCGCTTTTAGCAGGTCTTCCGAAAGCGCCTAATAGCTATTCACCGATCAATCATCCCGAGCGAAGTAAGCAACGTCGAGATGTGGTATTAACGGTCATGGAGCGAAGAGGGTATATTACAACCGAGGAATCCGTCAGACTCAAAGGGCGCACCGTTGCTGTTGATCATAACAAAATCACAGAGAACGACGCTTATCTGACTTATATTGATATGGTGTTGGATGAGGCATCAGAGACGTACCAATTAACGAATGAGGAAGTATTGTCTGGTGGATATAAAATTGTCGTTCCGATGATTCAGACGTTACAACAATCGACTTACGATCATATTCGTAATGATAGTTATTTTCCGAGCGGCAATGAAGGCGCCGAGGCGACGGCTGTCTTTATGGATGTGGAGACAGGTGGGATTTTAGCTGTACAAGGAGGGCGTGAATATGTGAGGCGTGGCTTGAACAGAGTTGATTCAAAAAGACAACCTGGTTCAGCATTTAAACCACTTGCTGTGTTTGCCCCAGCTCTTGAAACAGGGACTTACGGTCCATATTCGATGTTAGTCGATGAAGAGCTAACTTATGGTGATTATACGCCTCGAAATTTAGGCGGCGAATATAGCGGGCAAGTCACGATGTATGATGCTATAACTCATTCTACCAACGCCCCTACCGTCTGGTTATTGAACCAGCTAGGTATTAACACATCGACAACGTATTTGAAGAAACTCGGCATCGACTTACCAGATAAAGGACTGTCGATTGCCTTAGGTGGGCTTGAAAATGGCGTCAGTCCTCTTGAGATGACGAAAGCCTATCGTGTGTTTGCAAAAGAAGGGAAGATGATTGATCCTCATTTTATATCGGAAATTTATGACCGAAATGGGGAGTTAATTGGGAGAGCAAATACGGCTGAAACAGAAGTCCTGTCTGAACAAACGGCTTGGCATATGACACGTATGTTAGAATCTGTTGTCACAGAAGGGACCGCAAGAAATGGCTCCGTTGAAACACCACTTGCAGGAAAAACGGGCACGACGAGCTTTGCTGGTGTAGAAGGTGGAGCGATGGATGCTTGGTTTGTTGGTTATACACCAACGGTGGTTGGATCGATTTGGATGGGCTATGACCTGACAACTACAGACACGTATCTTCGCGGAGGGAGTTCTTATCCGACCGTAATGATGAAGGACATTTTAAATGATCTCGACCCAGAGAAGAAAAATGTTGCGTTTGAAAAGCCAAATGGAGTGGACGAGTTATTGCCACCTGTTCGTCTGGCAACGATTAGTGATTTAACAGCAACACTCTCGATGGGTGGACGTGGATTAATGAGTGTTGAGCTTGATTGGACAGGTTCTAGTGATGAACGAGTATACTATCATATTTACGAGATTCATAAAGGAGAGCGAGAACGACTGGCAACAGTCCGAGAAGATAGCGAATATGTTGTAAGTCGATTTAATCCATTCTCGTCGAAAACGTACGAGGTTGCCCCAGTCGATTCGATCACCAACCAAGAAGGGGACCCATCCAACCGAGTCCAAGCAGAATTTAGTTTCGGTTTTTAA
- a CDS encoding aliphatic sulfonate ABC transporter substrate-binding protein — translation MKKWLKATGLAVLAVALTACGTGGQTSGDGPAEKINVGYFPNLDHAAGIVGKEKGFFDEELGEVEAEFNHFPNGNDFIEALETGNLDIGYVGPGPAINYFLTGGDIVVLGAAANGATLIVARDGSGIETLEDFGGKSFCTPGNGCTHNVQLEIMLKELGLESNRVGGTVEHQSRIAPANMVAMFEQGQIDAAAAPEPWGTYLVEELGANVITEWNEVFLGETLPSVVVVTSTKFLENNPETVDAFLRGHKTAVEYTQENTEDTLNTINDALFNLTQNRLPDAVLSSAWERMVVTTETYPEALQAWADASYELKFLDQDPDLDGFVDTSRLDAILAE, via the coding sequence ATGTGGTACAGGGGGGCAAACATCCGGTGATGGCCCTGCTGAAAAAATCAATGTCGGGTACTTCCCTAACTTAGATCATGCAGCAGGAATCGTTGGAAAAGAAAAAGGATTTTTCGATGAAGAGCTTGGTGAAGTGGAAGCAGAGTTTAATCACTTCCCTAATGGTAATGATTTCATTGAAGCCTTAGAAACTGGTAATCTTGATATCGGTTATGTCGGACCAGGCCCTGCGATCAACTACTTCTTAACAGGTGGAGATATTGTTGTACTGGGCGCTGCTGCAAACGGGGCGACATTAATCGTTGCACGTGACGGTTCAGGCATTGAAACGCTAGAAGATTTTGGCGGAAAGTCGTTCTGTACTCCTGGTAATGGTTGCACACATAACGTTCAACTTGAAATTATGTTAAAAGAACTTGGACTTGAATCTAATCGTGTTGGTGGAACCGTTGAACATCAATCTCGTATCGCTCCTGCTAATATGGTTGCTATGTTTGAACAAGGTCAAATTGATGCCGCAGCTGCACCAGAGCCATGGGGTACGTACCTTGTTGAAGAATTAGGGGCAAATGTTATCACTGAATGGAACGAAGTCTTCCTAGGCGAAACGCTTCCAAGTGTTGTTGTCGTCACATCCACAAAATTTTTAGAGAACAACCCTGAAACAGTTGACGCGTTTCTACGTGGACATAAAACAGCTGTTGAATACACTCAAGAAAACACAGAAGATACGCTAAATACAATCAACGATGCATTATTTAATTTAACTCAAAATCGTTTACCAGACGCCGTTCTCTCTTCTGCTTGGGAGCGCATGGTTGTAACAACAGAGACGTATCCAGAAGCACTACAAGCTTGGGCAGATGCTTCATATGAATTAAAGTTCCTAGATCAAGATCCTGACCTAGATGGATTTGTTGACACATCTCGTTTAGATGCGATTTTAGCAGAATAA
- a CDS encoding antibiotic biosynthesis monooxygenase family protein, with protein MSVFITNEQPTNTAYITLTSKEDTLYYTEHHEQTDGKQYSTMNENGDLPTAGFVVLNNIPVTDEGREQFEERFKNRAGLVEKEPGFKAIRILRPETDDTYIVMTIWDTEQSFKKWQESQAYSHAHKKRGTDSGLKTSIFPRPSFVTTYQVES; from the coding sequence ATGTCTGTGTTCATAACAAACGAACAACCAACCAACACCGCTTACATTACATTGACTAGTAAAGAAGACACGCTCTATTACACAGAGCATCATGAGCAAACAGATGGGAAACAATACTCTACTATGAATGAAAACGGGGACCTGCCCACTGCGGGGTTTGTTGTACTAAATAACATCCCTGTAACGGACGAGGGACGAGAGCAATTTGAGGAAAGATTTAAAAACCGTGCAGGCTTAGTAGAAAAAGAACCAGGATTTAAAGCGATCCGGATCTTGCGTCCTGAAACAGACGATACGTATATCGTTATGACCATTTGGGATACGGAACAATCGTTTAAAAAATGGCAGGAGTCACAAGCCTATAGCCATGCTCATAAAAAGCGTGGAACAGACTCAGGATTAAAAACATCAATCTTCCCGAGACCATCATTTGTGACGACATATCAGGTCGAGAGTTAA
- a CDS encoding sensor histidine kinase, protein MKKRLARLHWQFIRHNLLIAALVVLFVSFMMTYQEDRGLLLLIDIELFYLPILIWLLLLVLIFGLTAGAMQARPITKRIDSLVHGVARYERGTFSHRLILDGDDELTELTERMNRMAAQIEQQIASLQRLSTERAAMQETMKKAAVTEERQRLARDLHDAVSQQLFAISMMTAALKSSPIKEDSQLEIVEKMANTAQAEMRALLLHLRPAHLEGKSLEEGAGQLFKELQEKHKVDVTFSMNVITELPKGIEDQIYRLIQEAISNILRHSKATQVEFKLHESEKEIQIRIVDNGVGFDPEKVDMNSYGLLTMKERMNEVGGVLNLLSAPSQGTQLEAKIPIAWRGEEVND, encoded by the coding sequence ATGAAGAAACGTCTAGCCAGACTTCATTGGCAATTTATTCGCCATAATCTACTCATCGCAGCCCTTGTTGTCCTCTTCGTTTCATTTATGATGACATACCAAGAAGACAGGGGCCTCCTTTTACTCATCGACATTGAGCTCTTTTACTTACCTATTTTGATTTGGCTCCTCCTCTTGGTTCTAATATTTGGTTTGACTGCTGGAGCCATGCAAGCTCGCCCCATCACCAAACGAATTGATTCACTCGTACACGGGGTAGCAAGATATGAACGAGGAACCTTCTCTCATCGACTCATATTAGATGGAGACGATGAATTAACGGAATTGACTGAACGAATGAATCGAATGGCTGCTCAAATCGAACAGCAAATTGCTTCTTTGCAACGTTTATCGACTGAACGAGCTGCCATGCAGGAAACTATGAAAAAAGCCGCTGTAACTGAAGAAAGACAGAGACTAGCGCGCGACCTACATGATGCGGTTAGTCAGCAGCTTTTCGCGATCTCGATGATGACAGCTGCCTTAAAATCGAGTCCAATAAAAGAAGATAGTCAGCTTGAAATCGTTGAAAAAATGGCGAACACGGCTCAAGCAGAAATGAGAGCACTTCTATTGCATTTACGACCAGCTCATCTTGAAGGAAAAAGTTTAGAAGAAGGGGCCGGACAGTTATTTAAGGAGCTTCAGGAAAAGCATAAAGTGGACGTGACATTCTCGATGAACGTCATAACAGAACTACCTAAAGGGATTGAAGATCAGATTTATAGGTTGATTCAAGAGGCTATTTCGAATATATTAAGGCATTCAAAAGCGACCCAAGTGGAGTTTAAGTTGCATGAAAGTGAGAAAGAGATTCAGATTCGTATAGTAGACAATGGGGTTGGCTTTGATCCTGAGAAGGTCGACATGAATTCTTACGGCTTACTGACGATGAAAGAACGAATGAATGAGGTAGGTGGCGTGCTGAATCTATTATCAGCACCGAGCCAAGGAACACAGCTTGAGGCAAAGATTCCTATCGCCTGGAGAGGAGAAGAGGTAAATGATTAA